The Streptomyces aurantiacus genome includes a region encoding these proteins:
- a CDS encoding VIT1/CCC1 transporter family protein, with translation MTEPIHDEAHGGALASRLNWLRAAVLGANDGIVSTAGLVVGVAGATDDRSALLTAGLAGLLAGSMSMAAGEYVSVSTQRDSEKAALALEQRELREQPQAELEELTGLLAERGLSLDVAREAAEQLTERDALRAHARVELGIDPDELTNPWHAAWASFFAFTVGALLPLLAIVLPPADARLPVTVGSVLAALAVTGWGSARLGAASPRPAVARNMLGGGLAMAVTYGAGALLGAAGV, from the coding sequence GTGACCGAACCGATCCACGACGAGGCCCACGGCGGTGCGCTCGCCTCCCGGCTGAACTGGCTGCGGGCCGCCGTGCTCGGCGCCAACGACGGCATCGTGTCCACGGCGGGCCTCGTCGTCGGCGTCGCCGGGGCCACGGACGACCGCTCCGCGCTCCTCACGGCCGGGCTCGCGGGGCTCCTCGCCGGGTCGATGTCCATGGCCGCCGGAGAGTACGTCTCCGTCTCCACCCAGCGGGACTCCGAGAAGGCGGCCCTGGCGCTGGAACAACGGGAACTGCGGGAACAGCCACAGGCGGAACTGGAGGAGCTCACCGGCCTGCTGGCCGAACGCGGGCTCTCGCTGGACGTGGCCCGGGAGGCGGCGGAACAGCTCACCGAACGGGACGCGCTGCGGGCGCACGCGCGCGTGGAGCTCGGCATCGACCCGGACGAGCTGACCAACCCGTGGCACGCGGCCTGGGCGAGCTTCTTCGCGTTCACGGTCGGGGCGCTGCTGCCGCTGCTGGCCATCGTCCTGCCGCCCGCCGACGCGAGGCTCCCGGTCACCGTGGGGTCGGTGCTCGCCGCGCTGGCCGTCACGGGGTGGGGGAGCGCGCGCCTGGGAGCCGCGAGCCCGCGCCCGGCCGTGGCGCGGAACATGCTGGGCGGAGGGCTGGCCATGGCCGTCACGTACGGGGCGGGGGCGCTGCTGGGGGCGGCGGGCGTGTGA
- a CDS encoding CopD family protein yields the protein MSSIRPTADTGGGAGAPRVSAASVQRSVIVVALVALAALIPLLGPSVALRGTGEAAAPGAGGIALLRAVLFAAVCVPAGELFVAHLARRVPGAPREDAPRSWAPAAAAVGCVAALGLASVVATGNLVPRSVSDMDIGGLYQSRDGALALLEVNAFVVAGLCALSRRPSTQVWPLAAVAVAEALRAHPVTELSPLVGSGLTLVHVICAALWAGGLLYVLRTLMRWRHTAPVEGAALLGLYARVAAVLLAAITATGVSSTLRRMPPGTVLEQLTTTAYGRTLVAKMLLVVVVAVLALWARHRLRRAADPLTAHSPARAEVVVLGLVVAVSAVLTAVPVPIRW from the coding sequence GTGAGTTCGATAAGACCGACTGCCGACACGGGTGGCGGGGCGGGCGCGCCCCGGGTGAGTGCGGCCTCCGTGCAGCGTTCCGTCATCGTCGTGGCCCTGGTGGCCCTTGCCGCGCTGATCCCGCTGCTCGGGCCCTCCGTCGCGCTGCGCGGCACGGGTGAGGCCGCCGCGCCCGGTGCGGGCGGGATCGCGCTGCTGCGGGCGGTCCTGTTCGCGGCGGTGTGCGTGCCGGCCGGCGAGCTCTTCGTCGCCCACTTGGCGCGCCGGGTGCCCGGCGCGCCGCGGGAGGACGCGCCGCGCAGCTGGGCCCCGGCCGCGGCCGCCGTCGGTTGCGTCGCCGCGCTCGGTCTCGCCTCGGTGGTGGCCACCGGGAATCTGGTGCCGCGCAGCGTCTCCGACATGGACATCGGCGGGCTCTACCAGTCCAGGGACGGCGCGCTCGCGCTGCTGGAGGTCAACGCGTTCGTCGTGGCGGGCCTGTGCGCGCTGTCGCGCCGCCCGTCCACCCAGGTCTGGCCGCTGGCCGCCGTCGCCGTCGCGGAGGCGCTGCGCGCCCATCCGGTGACCGAGCTGAGTCCGCTGGTCGGTTCGGGCCTGACGCTGGTGCACGTGATCTGCGCGGCGCTGTGGGCGGGCGGGCTGCTGTACGTGCTGCGGACGCTGATGCGGTGGCGGCACACGGCTCCTGTGGAGGGGGCCGCGCTGTTGGGTCTCTACGCGCGCGTGGCGGCCGTTCTGCTCGCCGCGATCACCGCGACGGGGGTAAGCAGCACCCTGCGCCGGATGCCGCCCGGCACCGTCCTGGAGCAGCTGACGACGACGGCGTACGGGCGCACGCTGGTCGCGAAGATGCTCCTCGTGGTCGTCGTCGCCGTGCTCGCGCTGTGGGCGCGTCACCGGCTGCGGCGGGCGGCCGATCCGCTCACCGCCCACTCCCCCGCGCGCGCGGAGGTCGTGGTTCTGGGCCTGGTGGTGGCGGTGTCGGCCGTGCTCACGGCAGTGCCTGTGCCGATCCGCTGGTGA
- a CDS encoding CoA transferase, translating to MTATDFAWAALGGDPALPSRISTVVRPRTLESRLPVRELARACVGVCALAAAELGARRAGRPDVPGVRVDDGALATAFVSERHLLVDGRAPVAFAALSRFWRTSDGWVRTHANYPHHRARLLGALGLPADTADAASVAPVLAERSALEVEETVCAAGGLAVAARTAQEWARHPQGVAVAGRPLVERARLDSAGTRGLAPAGPGPVLPAAGLRVLDLTRVIAGPVATRTLALLGADVLRVDPPGLPELADQHADTGFGKRSATLDLTTGRRAFEELLAAADVVVTGYRPGSLDRFGLSPEALAERRPGIVVGRLSAWGAYGPWGGRRGFDSLVQVATGIAAREGSGERPGALPAQALDHGTGYLLAAGILRAVTEQFDEGGSRLVEPALARTAGWLMGEDMGGEGGADAAGPDDGSLGDPDAYDGPGPWLAETDSELGRLRYALSPVSFTGGPSDWARPPGPWGSDFPRWT from the coding sequence ATGACCGCCACCGACTTCGCATGGGCCGCGCTGGGCGGCGATCCCGCGCTGCCGTCCCGGATCTCGACCGTCGTACGCCCCAGGACACTGGAATCACGGCTGCCGGTACGGGAGTTGGCGCGGGCCTGCGTGGGCGTGTGCGCGCTGGCCGCCGCCGAGCTGGGCGCGCGGCGGGCGGGACGCCCGGACGTACCCGGGGTGCGGGTCGACGACGGGGCCCTCGCCACGGCGTTCGTCAGCGAGCGGCATCTGCTCGTCGACGGGCGGGCGCCGGTCGCCTTCGCGGCGCTGTCGCGGTTCTGGCGGACGTCGGACGGCTGGGTGCGGACGCACGCCAACTACCCGCATCACCGGGCGCGGCTGCTCGGCGCGCTGGGGCTGCCCGCGGACACCGCGGACGCGGCCTCGGTCGCCCCGGTGCTCGCCGAGCGGTCGGCCCTGGAGGTCGAGGAGACCGTGTGCGCGGCCGGTGGTCTCGCCGTCGCGGCGCGCACCGCCCAGGAGTGGGCACGGCATCCGCAGGGGGTGGCGGTCGCCGGGCGGCCGCTGGTCGAGCGCGCCCGGCTCGACTCCGCGGGCACGCGCGGCCTCGCGCCCGCCGGACCAGGGCCGGTCCTGCCCGCCGCCGGGCTGCGCGTGCTCGACCTCACCCGTGTCATCGCCGGGCCCGTCGCGACCCGGACCCTCGCGCTGCTCGGCGCGGACGTGCTGCGTGTCGACCCGCCCGGGCTGCCCGAACTGGCCGACCAGCACGCGGACACCGGCTTCGGGAAACGGTCCGCCACGCTCGACCTGACGACCGGTCGGCGGGCCTTCGAGGAACTGCTCGCCGCGGCGGACGTCGTCGTGACCGGCTACCGCCCGGGGTCCCTGGACCGGTTCGGGCTCTCCCCCGAGGCGCTGGCCGAGCGGCGGCCCGGGATCGTGGTGGGCCGGCTGTCGGCGTGGGGGGCCTACGGGCCGTGGGGCGGCCGGCGGGGGTTCGACAGCCTCGTGCAGGTCGCTACGGGTATCGCCGCCCGCGAGGGCTCCGGGGAGCGGCCCGGGGCATTGCCCGCGCAGGCTCTCGACCACGGCACGGGGTATCTGCTAGCGGCCGGGATCCTGCGCGCCGTCACTGAGCAGTTTGACGAGGGCGGGTCACGCCTCGTGGAGCCGGCGCTGGCCAGGACGGCGGGGTGGCTCATGGGTGAGGACATGGGGGGCGAGGGAGGGGCGGACGCCGCCGGCCCGGACGACGGCTCCCTCGGCGATCCGGATGCGTACGACGGCCCGGGTCCGTGGCTCGCGGAGACGGACAGTGAGCTGGGCCGGCTGAGGTACGCCCTGTCGCCGGTGTCCTTCACGGGCGGGCCGTCGGACTGGGCGCGGCCGCCCGGCCCCTGGGGCTCGGATTTCCCGCGCTGGACCTGA
- a CDS encoding acetoacetate decarboxylase family protein yields the protein MARVRYGARTGAEIAAARTASSRLPDIWSTGVVALWESDPDAVAAVLPPPLKPTGRPLVRVNISKVDLAGYPLGAGSFAVAAAHDGVEGWYPLVMPMTHERALVGGREVFGEPKKLGEVTVEREGLVVRAALARHGIEFVEVRGAVSGPLPVPEPLPKTDFYFKFLPAVDGSGFDADPVLVHCVRNEKVRRLERITGDVVLRESMYDPVADLPVRTLVEITLGEKTTDQRGRVVERVDAQALLPYIHQRYDDPRQILDGPPEGSA from the coding sequence ATGGCACGCGTACGGTACGGCGCGCGGACCGGGGCGGAGATCGCCGCCGCGCGCACCGCGAGCTCCCGGCTCCCCGACATCTGGTCCACCGGCGTGGTGGCCCTCTGGGAGAGCGACCCGGACGCGGTCGCGGCGGTCCTGCCGCCTCCGCTCAAACCCACCGGACGCCCTCTGGTCCGGGTGAACATCAGCAAGGTCGACCTGGCCGGATATCCCCTGGGTGCCGGTTCGTTCGCCGTGGCCGCCGCGCACGACGGCGTCGAGGGCTGGTATCCGCTCGTCATGCCGATGACCCACGAACGGGCCCTCGTCGGCGGCCGCGAGGTCTTCGGCGAGCCCAAGAAGCTGGGCGAGGTGACGGTCGAGCGCGAGGGCCTCGTCGTACGCGCCGCCCTGGCCCGCCACGGCATCGAGTTCGTCGAGGTGCGCGGGGCCGTCAGCGGGCCGCTGCCCGTCCCGGAGCCGCTCCCGAAGACCGACTTCTACTTCAAGTTCCTTCCGGCGGTGGACGGTTCGGGCTTCGACGCCGACCCCGTCCTCGTCCACTGCGTGCGCAACGAGAAGGTGCGCAGGCTGGAGCGGATCACCGGCGACGTCGTCCTGCGCGAATCGATGTACGACCCGGTCGCCGACCTGCCCGTACGCACCCTCGTCGAGATCACCCTCGGCGAGAAGACGACCGACCAGAGAGGCAGGGTCGTCGAACGGGTGGACGCACAGGCGTTGTTGCCGTACATCCACCAGCGTTACGACGATCCGCGGCAGATCCTCGACGGCCCCCCTGAAGGGAGTGCCTGA
- a CDS encoding sterol desaturase family protein yields MPNLPDVVLWSIPAFVLLTVVEMVSVRVHPDESAAGYETKDAATSVGMGLGSLAFDFLWKIPILAVYTAVYELTPLHVPVLWWTVPLMLLGQDFFYYWSHRGHHVIRVLWACHVVHHSSEKFNLTTALRQPWTTWTVWPFYVPLIALGVHPAALAFCSSVNLVYQFWIHTERIGKLPRAFESVFNAPSHHRVHHASQGGYLDRNFGGILIVWDRLFGSFVPETDRPVYGLTKNIGTYNPLRVATHEYAAIARDLRAAGSWRERAGRVFRGPGWQPAVPAPAPARAAAPEKSLTEPAA; encoded by the coding sequence ATGCCGAACCTGCCCGATGTCGTGCTGTGGTCGATACCCGCGTTTGTGCTGCTCACCGTGGTGGAGATGGTGAGTGTCCGCGTCCATCCGGACGAGTCCGCCGCGGGATACGAGACGAAGGACGCCGCCACGAGTGTCGGCATGGGCCTGGGCAGTCTGGCCTTCGACTTCCTGTGGAAGATCCCGATCCTCGCCGTCTACACGGCCGTATATGAGCTGACACCACTGCACGTGCCCGTCCTGTGGTGGACCGTGCCACTGATGTTGCTGGGCCAGGACTTCTTCTACTACTGGTCCCACCGAGGGCACCACGTGATCCGCGTCCTGTGGGCCTGTCACGTCGTGCACCACTCCAGCGAGAAGTTCAACCTCACGACCGCCCTGCGACAGCCCTGGACGACCTGGACCGTGTGGCCCTTCTACGTCCCGCTCATCGCCCTCGGCGTCCATCCGGCGGCGCTCGCCTTCTGCTCGTCCGTGAACCTCGTGTACCAGTTCTGGATCCACACCGAGCGCATCGGCAAACTGCCCCGGGCCTTCGAGTCCGTCTTCAACGCGCCCTCGCACCACCGGGTCCACCACGCCTCCCAGGGCGGATACCTGGACCGGAACTTCGGCGGCATCCTGATCGTCTGGGACCGCCTCTTCGGGTCGTTCGTCCCGGAGACGGACCGGCCGGTGTACGGACTGACCAAGAACATCGGCACGTACAACCCGCTCCGGGTCGCCACCCACGAGTACGCCGCCATCGCCAGGGACCTGCGGGCGGCGGGGAGCTGGCGCGAGCGGGCGGGGCGGGTGTTCCGGGGACCGGGCTGGCAGCCGGCGGTGCCGGCACCCGCTCCGGCGCGGGCCGCCGCCCCGGAGAAGTCCCTCACGGAGCCCGCCGCGTGA
- a CDS encoding lysoplasmalogenase, translating to MNARHARVPLVAFGLAGVVDLVSLALGHDTGHTLAKPLLMPLLAVCAHLYGGPALLVGALLFGWGGDVLLLLDAEPAFLAGMASFAAGHVCYLLLFRRSLAKSSPRARGSRLTAAAYVLALVATVTLLWPGLPADLRVPVAGYSLLLTAMAYGATRLGPVAGAGGALFMLSDTLIATGVADWPQPPRPDLWIMLTYLAAQCLLAAGVLAVRSPPETRPLTSGSAQALP from the coding sequence GTGAACGCACGCCACGCGCGCGTGCCGCTCGTCGCCTTCGGCCTGGCGGGCGTCGTGGATCTCGTCTCGCTGGCCCTCGGTCACGACACCGGTCACACGCTGGCCAAGCCGCTGCTGATGCCCCTGCTCGCCGTCTGCGCCCACCTGTACGGCGGGCCCGCGCTCCTCGTCGGCGCCCTGCTCTTCGGCTGGGGCGGCGACGTCCTGCTCCTCCTCGACGCCGAACCGGCGTTCCTCGCCGGGATGGCGTCCTTCGCGGCGGGCCATGTGTGCTACCTGCTGCTGTTCAGGAGGAGCCTCGCGAAAAGCTCCCCCCGCGCGCGGGGAAGCCGTCTCACGGCCGCCGCGTACGTCCTCGCCCTCGTGGCCACCGTCACCCTCCTGTGGCCGGGCCTTCCGGCGGACCTCCGCGTCCCGGTCGCCGGTTACAGCCTGCTGCTGACCGCGATGGCGTACGGCGCCACGCGGCTCGGGCCCGTCGCGGGCGCGGGCGGCGCGCTGTTCATGCTGTCGGACACCCTCATCGCCACCGGTGTCGCCGACTGGCCGCAGCCGCCACGGCCCGACCTCTGGATCATGCTCACCTACCTCGCGGCCCAGTGCCTGCTGGCAGCGGGCGTGCTCGCCGTCCGCTCGCCCCCAGAAACCCGGCCGCTCACCAGCGGATCGGCACAGGCACTGCCGTGA
- a CDS encoding amidohydrolase family protein produces the protein MSEDRYTVISADCHAGADLLDYRPYLAKAFHDDFDGWAASYVNPYEDLMADTADKNWNSDRRLAELERDGIVAEVVFPNTIPPFFPSGSLMAPAPTVGEFARRWAGLRAHNRWLADFCAAAPGRRAGVFQILLNDVGEAVKEIRWAVDAGLTGGLLLPGTPPGSGLPELYSSAYDPIWAVCEELGVPVNHHAGSASPPLGEEPAARAVFMVETTWFSHRALWHLVFGGAFRRHPGLRLVLTEQGSGWIPGVLDMLDYYHGRLVAAAAKASTAESKFGAGLAASMGKGPSQVWRDNCFVGASFMRPHEVPLRDRIGLDKIMWGSDYPHDEGTYPYSREGLRIAYAGLTREEITAMTGGNAARVYGFDLDLLDRVAAKVGPTVEEIAEPLEEPPADATSPVFARGGSVRVW, from the coding sequence GTGAGCGAGGACCGGTACACCGTCATCTCGGCCGACTGCCATGCCGGAGCCGACCTCCTCGACTACCGGCCCTACCTGGCGAAGGCGTTCCACGACGATTTCGACGGCTGGGCGGCCTCGTACGTCAACCCGTACGAGGACCTGATGGCCGACACGGCCGACAAGAACTGGAACTCGGACCGGCGCCTCGCGGAGCTGGAGCGGGACGGGATCGTCGCGGAGGTCGTCTTCCCCAACACCATCCCGCCGTTCTTCCCGTCGGGATCCCTGATGGCACCGGCGCCGACGGTCGGCGAGTTCGCGCGGCGCTGGGCCGGTCTGCGCGCGCACAACCGCTGGCTCGCGGACTTCTGCGCGGCGGCCCCCGGGCGCCGGGCGGGCGTCTTCCAGATCCTTCTGAACGACGTCGGCGAGGCGGTGAAGGAGATCCGGTGGGCCGTCGACGCGGGCCTCACCGGAGGGCTGCTGCTGCCCGGCACCCCGCCCGGTTCGGGACTGCCCGAGCTGTACTCGTCGGCGTACGACCCCATCTGGGCGGTGTGCGAGGAACTGGGCGTCCCCGTGAACCACCACGCGGGCTCGGCCTCGCCGCCGCTGGGCGAGGAGCCCGCGGCCCGGGCGGTCTTCATGGTGGAGACGACCTGGTTCTCGCACCGCGCGCTGTGGCACCTGGTCTTCGGCGGCGCGTTCCGCCGGCATCCCGGCCTGAGACTGGTGCTGACCGAGCAGGGTTCGGGCTGGATCCCCGGGGTGCTCGACATGCTGGACTACTACCACGGCCGTCTGGTGGCCGCGGCGGCGAAGGCGTCCACGGCCGAGTCCAAGTTCGGTGCCGGGCTCGCCGCCTCGATGGGCAAGGGGCCCTCACAGGTGTGGCGGGACAACTGCTTCGTCGGGGCGAGCTTCATGCGCCCCCACGAGGTGCCGCTGCGGGACCGCATCGGCCTCGACAAGATCATGTGGGGCAGCGACTACCCGCACGACGAGGGCACGTACCCCTACAGCAGAGAGGGACTGCGGATCGCGTACGCGGGTCTGACGCGCGAGGAGATCACGGCGATGACCGGCGGGAACGCGGCCCGGGTCTACGGCTTCGACCTGGACCTCCTCGATCGCGTCGCGGCGAAGGTGGGGCCCACGGTGGAGGAGATCGCCGAACCCCTCGAGGAGCCTCCGGCGGACGCGACGAGTCCGGTGTTCGCCCGGGGAGGGTCGGTACGGGTCTGGTGA
- a CDS encoding SDR family NAD(P)-dependent oxidoreductase, with protein MDLEEGQVAVVTGAASGIGLAMARRFAAEGLKVVLADVEKGALEKAADGLREDGAVVHARVVDVGEREEVVALAEETYARFGAVHVLCNNAGVGSGAEGRMWEHDPNDWKWAFAVNVWGVFHGVQAFVPRMLAGGEPGHVVNTSSGDGGIAPLPTASVYAVTKAAVVTLTESLYAHLKAEHARVGASVLFPGPHMLRTGLWESHRNRPDRYAKQRPRRTPYRSLGQWEAAMKEAGKEVRFTPVEEVAGFVVDGIRAGRFWLLPESGHSDAQIRARSQSMLDRADPAYLESFILD; from the coding sequence ATGGATCTGGAGGAGGGGCAGGTCGCCGTCGTCACCGGAGCGGCGAGCGGCATCGGGCTCGCGATGGCCCGGCGGTTCGCGGCCGAAGGGCTGAAGGTCGTCCTCGCGGACGTCGAGAAGGGCGCCCTGGAGAAGGCCGCCGACGGGCTGCGCGAGGACGGAGCCGTGGTGCACGCACGTGTGGTGGACGTCGGGGAGCGCGAGGAGGTCGTCGCGCTCGCCGAGGAGACGTACGCGAGGTTCGGTGCCGTGCATGTCCTGTGCAACAACGCGGGGGTCGGTTCGGGCGCCGAGGGGCGCATGTGGGAGCACGACCCGAACGACTGGAAATGGGCCTTCGCGGTCAACGTGTGGGGCGTCTTCCACGGCGTCCAGGCCTTCGTGCCGCGGATGCTGGCGGGCGGCGAACCGGGCCACGTCGTCAACACCTCATCCGGCGACGGCGGCATCGCGCCCCTGCCCACCGCCTCCGTGTACGCCGTCACCAAGGCGGCCGTCGTGACGCTCACCGAGTCGCTGTACGCGCATCTGAAGGCCGAGCACGCGCGCGTGGGGGCCTCCGTGCTCTTCCCGGGACCGCACATGCTCCGTACGGGCCTGTGGGAGTCGCATCGCAACCGGCCGGACCGGTACGCGAAGCAGCGGCCCCGCCGGACGCCCTACCGCAGCCTCGGCCAGTGGGAGGCCGCGATGAAGGAGGCCGGGAAGGAGGTGCGGTTCACGCCGGTCGAGGAGGTCGCCGGCTTCGTGGTGGACGGCATCCGGGCCGGCCGGTTCTGGCTGCTGCCCGAGAGCGGCCACAGCGACGCGCAGATACGGGCGCGCTCGCAGTCGATGCTGGACCGCGCCGATCCGGCGTACCTGGAGAGCTTCATCCTGGACTGA
- a CDS encoding amidohydrolase family protein — protein MASATEPYLIISSDCHAGLPTEEYRPYLDARFHRDFDEFLAGRDRRREEMTRLGIRNEAFADKWFHDNEEGLRGGWDPAQRLKELDGDGVAAEVVFPDADAVDSRTAAPFGVGLGLSGDHDPELGMAGAQAHNRWLAEFVGENPERHCGVALLPVTAPTDRVVAEIHRARESGLGALMIPSMWVDKEPYHDRRYDPVWAAAAECGMPVLTHSGAAPRHEYGDHLGIYVSEVTWWPARPLWFLLWSGVFERHPGLRFGVAESGCWWLPNLLWFMDRLYLGAHGGKKLSPFAELTRPPHEYLDRQVFVCATNTKRRELAQRYEIGVDNILWGSDFPHPEGTWPDTRAWLSRTFHDIPVAETRRMLGLAAAEVFGFDTGKLAPLARRIGPTPAELGQSEDQQAVEASWARSREVGRHWLTDHDFPVLGVAP, from the coding sequence ATGGCCTCTGCAACGGAGCCCTACCTGATCATCTCCTCCGACTGCCACGCTGGGCTGCCCACCGAGGAGTACCGGCCCTATCTGGATGCCCGTTTCCACCGGGACTTCGACGAGTTCCTCGCGGGACGCGACCGCCGCCGCGAGGAGATGACCCGCCTCGGCATCCGCAACGAGGCCTTCGCGGACAAGTGGTTCCACGACAACGAGGAGGGTCTGCGCGGTGGTTGGGACCCCGCGCAGCGCCTCAAGGAACTGGACGGCGACGGCGTGGCGGCCGAGGTGGTCTTCCCGGACGCCGACGCCGTGGACAGCCGGACGGCCGCACCCTTCGGGGTGGGCCTCGGGCTCTCCGGCGACCACGACCCCGAACTCGGCATGGCGGGCGCGCAGGCGCACAACCGGTGGCTCGCGGAGTTCGTCGGCGAGAACCCCGAACGGCACTGCGGAGTCGCCCTGTTGCCCGTCACGGCCCCCACCGACCGGGTCGTCGCCGAGATCCACCGCGCCAGGGAGTCCGGACTCGGCGCCCTGATGATCCCCTCCATGTGGGTCGACAAGGAGCCGTACCACGACCGCCGTTACGACCCCGTGTGGGCCGCGGCGGCCGAGTGCGGGATGCCCGTGCTGACCCACTCCGGAGCGGCGCCGCGCCACGAGTACGGCGACCACCTCGGCATCTACGTGAGCGAGGTGACCTGGTGGCCGGCCCGGCCGCTGTGGTTCCTGCTCTGGTCGGGCGTCTTCGAGCGGCACCCCGGACTCAGGTTCGGGGTCGCGGAGTCCGGGTGCTGGTGGCTGCCGAACCTGCTGTGGTTCATGGACCGGCTGTACCTCGGCGCGCACGGCGGCAAGAAGCTGTCCCCCTTCGCGGAGCTGACGCGCCCGCCGCACGAGTACCTGGACCGCCAGGTCTTCGTCTGCGCGACGAACACCAAGCGCCGCGAGCTGGCCCAGCGGTACGAGATCGGTGTCGACAACATCCTCTGGGGCAGCGACTTCCCGCACCCCGAGGGCACCTGGCCCGACACGCGCGCGTGGCTGTCGCGGACCTTCCACGACATCCCCGTCGCCGAGACGCGCCGCATGTTGGGCCTCGCGGCCGCGGAGGTCTTCGGCTTCGACACCGGAAAGCTCGCCCCCCTCGCGCGGCGTATCGGTCCGACCCCGGCCGAGCTCGGCCAGTCCGAGGACCAGCAGGCGGTCGAGGCGTCCTGGGCGCGCTCGCGCGAAGTGGGCCGGCACTGGCTGACGGATCACGACTTCCCGGTCCTCGGGGTGGCCCCGTGA
- a CDS encoding SURF1 family cytochrome oxidase biogenesis protein, translating to MYRFLLSRQWVILTLITLTLIPTMIELGFWQLHRHEHKVALNHVISDSLAAKPVPAESLTAPGRAVGRDDLYRRVTAKGTFDTADEVVVRRRTNSDEEVGFHVLTPFVLDDGRVLMVNRGWIPADGAQTEFPKIPAPAKGETTVTGRLMADETTADSGIKDVRGLPDRMVMLISSEQQAKALGKEVLGGYVEMTAPEPKGDSPELIAEPDHSGIGPHMAYAIQWWLFAAGVPVGWVVLVRRERRDRAEAAEAESAPEAEPAVV from the coding sequence GTGTACCGCTTCCTGTTGTCCCGGCAGTGGGTGATCCTCACCCTCATCACGCTCACGCTCATCCCGACGATGATCGAGCTGGGTTTCTGGCAGCTGCACCGGCACGAGCACAAGGTCGCGCTGAACCACGTGATCTCCGACTCGCTGGCCGCGAAGCCGGTCCCCGCCGAGTCGCTCACCGCACCGGGCCGGGCCGTCGGGCGCGACGACCTGTACCGCCGGGTGACCGCGAAGGGCACCTTCGACACCGCCGACGAGGTGGTGGTCCGCCGCCGCACCAACTCCGACGAGGAGGTGGGCTTCCACGTGCTGACACCGTTCGTCCTGGACGACGGCCGGGTCCTCATGGTCAACCGGGGCTGGATCCCCGCGGACGGCGCGCAGACCGAGTTCCCGAAGATCCCCGCGCCCGCGAAGGGCGAGACCACCGTCACGGGCCGGCTGATGGCCGACGAGACGACGGCCGACAGCGGTATCAAGGACGTGCGCGGCCTCCCCGACCGCATGGTCATGCTGATCAGCAGCGAGCAGCAGGCGAAGGCCCTCGGCAAGGAGGTCCTCGGCGGCTACGTCGAGATGACCGCGCCCGAGCCGAAGGGCGACAGCCCCGAACTGATCGCGGAACCGGACCACAGTGGCATCGGCCCCCACATGGCGTACGCGATCCAGTGGTGGCTCTTCGCCGCGGGCGTCCCCGTCGGCTGGGTGGTCCTGGTCCGCCGTGAGCGCCGCGACCGGGCGGAGGCGGCCGAGGCCGAGTCCGCGCCGGAGGCCGAGCCCGCCGTCGTCTGA
- a CDS encoding DEDDh family exonuclease, with translation MLEDRQTAPSAAPWPAAYPQGYAVVDVETTGLARDDRIVSAAVYRLDARGEVEDHWYTLVNPERDPGPVWIHGLTSDVLEGAPLFPEIAEEFTARLQGRVLVAHNAVFDWGMIAREYARAEREAPVRQRLCTIALSKELGLPLANHKLESLAAHFGVVQQRAHHALDDARVLAEAFRPSLRAAARDGVRLPLLECRPLTEWSDRSAPRIGRQSGGYPSGGYPSGSWRPSRKRPACPYPNPGRYEPGRQLKQGMRIAFSGDTSVERDLLEDRAVEAGLHVATSLSRLTSLLVTNDPDSGTSKVVKARQFGTPVVDEAAFGQLLGNVEPASDA, from the coding sequence ATGCTCGAAGACCGTCAGACCGCACCGTCCGCCGCCCCGTGGCCGGCCGCGTATCCGCAGGGGTACGCGGTCGTCGACGTGGAGACCACCGGACTGGCCCGTGACGACCGCATAGTGTCGGCCGCGGTCTACCGGCTGGACGCGCGCGGCGAGGTCGAGGACCACTGGTACACGCTGGTCAACCCGGAGCGGGACCCGGGCCCGGTGTGGATCCACGGCCTGACGAGCGACGTGCTCGAAGGGGCTCCCCTGTTTCCGGAGATCGCCGAGGAGTTCACGGCCCGGCTCCAGGGCCGGGTGCTCGTCGCACACAACGCGGTCTTCGACTGGGGGATGATCGCCCGGGAGTACGCGCGCGCCGAGCGTGAGGCACCGGTCCGTCAGCGGCTGTGCACCATCGCCCTGTCCAAGGAGCTGGGCCTGCCGCTGGCCAACCACAAGCTGGAGTCGCTCGCCGCGCACTTCGGCGTCGTGCAGCAGCGCGCGCACCACGCGCTGGACGACGCGCGGGTGCTCGCGGAGGCGTTCCGGCCGAGTCTGCGGGCCGCCGCGCGCGACGGTGTACGGCTGCCGCTGCTGGAGTGCCGGCCGCTGACGGAGTGGTCGGACCGCTCGGCCCCGCGCATCGGACGGCAGTCCGGGGGCTACCCGTCCGGGGGTTATCCGTCGGGGAGTTGGCGCCCCTCGCGCAAGCGGCCCGCCTGCCCGTACCCGAACCCGGGACGGTACGAACCGGGCAGGCAGCTCAAGCAGGGCATGCGCATCGCGTTCTCCGGGGACACCTCGGTCGAGCGCGACCTCCTCGAGGACCGCGCCGTAGAGGCCGGACTGCATGTCGCGACGAGCCTGTCCCGGCTGACCAGCCTCCTCGTCACGAACGACCCCGACTCCGGTACGTCCAAGGTGGTCAAGGCCCGGCAGTTCGGCACCCCGGTCGTCGACGAGGCGGCCTTCGGGCAGCTCCTCGGGAACGTGGAGCCGGCGTCGGACGCGTGA